Part of the Salinimonas lutimaris genome, TGGTCAGCACCTGGCAAAGCAAATAGCGTCGCCGGTACCGCACCGCCATCATTTCCTGTTGTCCGGCGGTAATTTGTGATGAGGTCAGCAAGAATCAGCCCCGCAGCGGGGACAAATGACACACTCAGGCATATCTACAGCTTTTATTGTTTTGTATGCATAAGATAAGCATAGTGCAGCCCGATGACGCTTTCAACTGGCAATTCAGGCTGTTATCACACAGACTATTTATCCGGGTACGGTAAGTTATCTAGCGGCCTTGCCGGGTATTTTTCATAATCAGGTACGCATAGTAAGCCATCAGCCCAATAATCATTCCTATGCCCAGCAGCGAGCTCCACACCACCGGATCAGTTAATAATGCGATCAACATACTTTTCTCCTGTGTTTGCTACAGCAAGTATGTATGAGAAACGCTGATACCTGACTGATCAGGATCAAAAAACAATCAGGTGAGAAAAAATACAACTATTTTAAAAAACAGTATTGCAAATCATTCTCATTTACAATAATCTGGCTGTGCCTGTTCGACGTTGGGTAATAAAACGGTCTTGGCTTAGC contains:
- a CDS encoding DUF3149 domain-containing protein codes for the protein MLIALLTDPVVWSSLLGIGMIIGLMAYYAYLIMKNTRQGR